A genome region from Desulfallas thermosapovorans DSM 6562 includes the following:
- a CDS encoding Gmad2 immunoglobulin-like domain-containing protein: MHSLGKMVLVKLLFLFLIIISTGCSNSGEQTNSQSNKADQPAQTTGEQLQKPDISFPVYFVKFTGDEAYLIREIHTVPHTKQVAEAAIEQLIKDKRSILPPGTELLGVTIEKGLATVNFSKEVLNNPNVGSDGELLGIKSIVNTLTDLPNIEKVAFQVEGRSDGRAQDWWGHVGLYEQPFTKDYSMVYEPAIWVTHPTPQQVCSVPLMVKGSARVFEGQVKARLLDSSGKILAENQATATAVAPKRGDFEMSIKFTPPSAGEGVLEVYQVNPADGTPGDKVSIPLQWP, from the coding sequence ATGCATTCACTAGGCAAGATGGTGCTGGTGAAGCTATTATTTTTATTTTTAATAATTATTAGCACCGGCTGTTCTAATTCCGGTGAACAAACAAACAGTCAAAGTAATAAGGCTGACCAGCCCGCGCAAACTACCGGGGAACAACTCCAAAAGCCAGATATAAGCTTTCCTGTTTATTTTGTAAAATTCACCGGTGACGAGGCTTACTTGATCAGGGAAATACATACCGTACCCCACACCAAACAAGTTGCCGAAGCCGCCATAGAACAATTAATTAAGGATAAAAGGAGTATTTTACCGCCCGGCACTGAATTGCTGGGTGTAACCATTGAAAAAGGTTTGGCCACAGTAAACTTTTCCAAAGAAGTGCTAAATAACCCCAACGTGGGCTCCGACGGCGAGCTATTAGGTATCAAAAGCATAGTAAATACATTAACCGACCTGCCCAATATCGAAAAGGTAGCATTTCAAGTGGAAGGCCGGTCGGATGGCCGGGCCCAGGATTGGTGGGGACATGTTGGTCTTTACGAGCAGCCATTTACCAAGGATTATTCCATGGTTTACGAACCGGCAATCTGGGTGACCCATCCCACTCCACAGCAGGTGTGCAGCGTACCTTTAATGGTTAAGGGCAGCGCCAGGGTATTTGAAGGACAGGTCAAAGCCAGATTGCTGGATAGCAGTGGTAAAATACTGGCCGAGAACCAAGCCACCGCCACTGCGGTAGCACCAAAACGAGGCGACTTTGAAATGAGCATTAAATTTACCCCGCCCTCCGCCGGGGAAGGGGTGCTGGAAGTATACCAGGTCAACCCGGCCGATGGCACCCCCGGAGACAAGGTTTCCATTCCGCTACAATGGCCTTAA